Proteins encoded together in one Lepisosteus oculatus isolate fLepOcu1 chromosome 2, fLepOcu1.hap2, whole genome shotgun sequence window:
- the pcna gene encoding proliferating cell nuclear antigen, which translates to MFEARLVQGSILKKVLEALKDLITEACWDISSSGISLQSMDSSHVSLVQLTLRSDGFDSYRCDRNLAMGVNLSSMSKILKCAGNEDIITLRAEDNADTLALVFETLNQEKVSDYEMKLMDLDVEQLGIPEQEYSCVVKMPSGEFARICRDLSQIGDAVMISCAKDGVKFSASGELGTGNIKLSQTSNVDKEEEAVTIEMNEPVQLIFALNYLNFFTKATPLSKTVTLSMSADIPLVVEYKIADMGHVKYYLAPKIDEESS; encoded by the exons ATGTTCGAGGCTCGGCTGGTCCAGGGCTCGATCCTGAAGAAGGTGCTGGAGGCCCTGAAGGACCTGATCACCGAGGCGTGCTGGGACATCAGCTCGTCCGGCATCTCGCTGCAGAGCATGGACTCCTCGCACGTCTCGCTGGTGCAGCTGACGCTGCGTAGCGACGGCTTCGACTCCTACCGCTGCGATCGCAACCTGGCCATGGGGGTGAACCTGAGCAG CATGTCGAAGATCCTGAAGTGCGCAGGGAACGAGGACATCATCACGCTGCGCGCGGAGGACAACGCCGACACGCTGGCCCTGGTGTTCGAGACGCTCA ATCAGGAGAAGGTGTCGGACTACGAGATGAAGCTGATGGACCTCGATGTGGAGCAGCTGGGGATCCCA GAGCAGGAATACAGCTGCGTGGTGAAGATGCCCTCGGGGGAGTTCGCCCGGATCTGCCGGGACCTGTCCCAGATCGGCGACGCCGTCATGATCTCCTGCGCCAAAGACGGCGTGAAGTTCTCGGCCAGCGGGGAGCTGGGCACCGGCAACATCAAGCTGTCCCAGACCAGCAACGTGGACAAGGAGGAGGAGGCA GTGACCATCGAGATGAACGAGCCCGTCCAGCTCATCTTCGCCCTCAACTACCTGAACTTCTTCACCAAGGCCACCCCCCTGTCCAAGACGGTCACCCTGAGCATGTCCGCGGACATCCCCCTGG TGGTGGAGTACAAGATCGCCGACATGGGACACGTGAAGTATTACCTGGCCCCGAAGATCGACGAGGAGTCGTCTTAA